ATTCAGTTATGTCCTCTTTATCCTATATGAGTTCAGTTGATTTTCTATGTCTATTCATATGTATATTCATTGATCTGTGTCTGTACAAGTTGTCCCCATGCCTAAGTCAGTCCTACCTCTAAGTTCTTTCCTTTAGCTAAGGCTAAATGCTACTAATCTCCTTcaagaaataatgttttattatttttgtatatttgtatatgaccTACTTATTTTCACCTACATCACCCCACTTTTCCCCTTTAACTCAATtcaattggggcagctaggtggtgcagtggatagagcgccagccctgaattcaggaggacctgagttcaaatctggtctcagacacttaacactgcctagctgtgtgaccctgggcaagtcacttaaccccaattgcctcagcaaaataaaataaaataaaataaaataaaataaaataaaataactcatttcaATTAAAGaagtatttgttatttttttctatgatacttagtacagtgtcttaCATAGAGTAGGCACATAATATTgaattcagtaattttttttttcatatccaaaaaaaatttattaaatgcctattatgagCTGAACACTATAGGATATTTTGAGAGAGATACATAGTTAAGCTATTGAAACCTAGAAGGGGGAAGAATATacaatattaaacaaatattttagtgAGGTGAAACACTATATACGAAAATCATTGAGGAAGATTGCTACTAACAAAGAGAATCAAGGAATACTTCACGGAAAAGTTGGACTATAAAAAGTAGGTAGGGATCCAAGAAGCTGAGGTATGAAAGTCAGCAAGGCATTTCAAATATGAGAAACAGCTTGAATACAACagtgaaagaaaatggcaaagaatGTTTACAGAACACAATAGTCTAGATTGGCTTAAATGTTTTCTGCTTGGAGGGCAGTAATAAAGATAAAGCTGgaaagtcaagaagcatttattaaatgccaatagACACTAGGGCTAGGAactggggataccaaaaaaaaaaggcaaaacaaaaacaattcctattctcaaggaactcacagtgtAAAGGAGGAgagaacatgcaaacaattatgtgcaAATAAGTTATATACAAGAAAAACTGAAGATATCTCAGAAAGAAGGCACTAAAATTGAGGACTTAAGTCAAGTAAGAATCATATTGTGGAGCTTCTTGCTTAAATTCAAGtgtaactttttttattttgttttattcctagTAAACTGTATCTCATTTCATGCACTGTTACACTGGCCAGATATCTAAGACCAAAACTATATCCACTAAATTCATTAGGCAGGTAGATTATACAAAATATAGCACAGTGAGAAGACAACTGAACTTGGAGTCTGAAGATCTCAATTTAAATCCCAGATTAATCAATACATACCTGTATGACTTTAGATAAGTCTGTGTATCTCAGTTTGCACATCTGTAAATtgtatgaaattaaaatgaagtaCTTTTCAACTTTAAATCCATTATCCTATGATGATTCAAAAACTATACTATTTCAGAAATTCCCTGACCGTGCTTTACCTCACTACTTTACTCCCTCTTCTGCTACCTCCTTTACAGTCTTTCATAGAATTCTCTATTTCTCCCCTGGACTAATTCTAAAGCAATGATCAAATCAATTCTGCAATTATTCCTGGACATGTCAATCTACATTCCCAGAAAAACAAGAAGAGGCCACAATATGAAgagtttttcatttcattcagttATTCAAAGTCTCCTAGAACTTTGAGTAGATTCACTaagaaaaaattatgagaaagcaTGAACAGGAAGGTAAATTAAGTAGTAGAGACACATGAAACCATAAACACAAGTACCAAATTAAGTCTCACTTCAGTACTTTTTCCATCTTGACTCTGGTGCTGTGGGCCTTTCTCTGAGAAACTTATAACTTTGCAAAGACATGAGACTTCAGACATAATGTGTAAATGCTGTCACAGCAGCGATTTTCTGTTTTACATTTGTACCAACCAATCTTCATCAGAGTGCTTGACTTAACAGaggcacttaaaaaatgtttggaTTGACACAAATAAACTTGAGAGTAATACTAGTTGTATGTAAGCATGAACTTGATTAAATATAATCTCATGGGAGAAACCTGAATGCTCAGGACCAAAAGCAAAGTGGTTGATTTAAGTATCTGAGTcataaaaagacttcagaaatagAGATAACAACCCCCCCAATagatatatgtcaataaatctatATATTTCAATTACCAATGATAAATTTCTTTCCCCACCAAACTTGCACACCAAGGCTACTAACTTAAATGCAGTGACAACCTAAAGATTTCACTTTTTAATCTGCTGGCCCTTTAAAGAAAGATGTTAACAAATGGACAAAGGGAAGATaactataataattaataataataactcatactTCCTATAGGCTGTAAGGTTTACAAAATTAGTAATCTCACAAAATTCTTATGTATCTAGACAGTGAAAATTATTATTCTCCTGTAAAGGTGAATGAATAAACGTTCAGAAGGGGGAAATAATAGCTAGCGAGTGTCAAATTGATTTCAAGTCTACATTTATATCCAGATGTGTACATAGGCAGCCCCAAAGCTTATGACCTGTATAATCAAAAGCTACTATAGAAACCTGGTATCCTGTGGCCTACATTTTGTAGTCCAAAGCAAAGAAATTTAATCTCAAAGTGCACAGAAgcctttgtcctttttttttttttttttttttggaattacaTTTAAAACTGATATCCCCTtgaggatttagaaaaaaaaaaacaaaaacacacatacacactgttTTACCTCAACCCCCCCATACAGATTCTACAGATTACACAATAcatacatggattttttttttttttaaattgatggcCCTCTGTAGTGTTCAGAGCGCCTTTTTATCCAGGTATAATTAGCACACAATATGTAATAATCTATTCACAAGGCTGTGGAAAATAGGGTAAAGTTTTTGGGAGTATTCCCAGTAATACACCTAGGAACACACCCTTTGGGGCCTTATTTTCGCCATCTGGAAACTGGGAATAATACTGCTATCTCCCGCCTTCCTACTCCTCCCCATTCTTGATAGCCTTTGGGATTTCTACAAGTTTGGTCGTATGAATTACAAAGAAGTACAATCAAGGGAAGAAAAACAGGTCTAGTCTACCGGTGGGAGGTTAATAGGCAATAAATACCTTCTTTTCTACTTTCAGTGAGTTAATAGGAAGGAAATAACCCCATCAGGACGACTGCTAAtttatttctcattgaaaaacaaTTAGGCATTTTCTAACCTTCTAGCTCCCCCCcctccatcccccccaaaaaagaaaaagttcaagtACACGGATCTCGATACTGTTTTGCTCTCTCCTTCTACGGAGGACTCTCGGAAAAGCTTTATAATTACCTGCTGAAATTAACTTTGTACCAACCACAAGGGGGACACAAATACGTTCCGAGCGGTTTGGGTGGGCAGGCCAggactaattgttctttctttGCTTTACAATGCAAGGTCACCCCCTCCCCACCTTTCTCCCCAGACCCAGACCCAGCCCCTGCTCCCAGGCTGGTCTCAGATCTGCGCCAGCTGTAAACAAACACCTAGAGGCGGGCAGCCGCTCCTCTCCGGTGGGATAAGCAATAATCCCCTTAAGTGCTTATTTACTGGAAGTGACCTAAACTACACCTAAGACAAATGCACGTAAATAAACTTCCTAGGgggaaaaccaaaataaaactaaagaacACTTTCGCGCTCGGGCCTTCCCAGTCCAGGGAAGAATGGGGGCAAGGAGCCCGAGGCAAAACTACTCGGGCAGGTGGCAGCTGCCTCCCAACTTCGCCTTAAAGCTGCAGACAGAAAGGAACCGGACAAGAACCCAGCCCTTTCGTTGGGTGGCCGAACCAaggctagaataacagggaatGCATTGCACAACTTGAGCCTGCCCACGTGCGCCCGGGCAGAAAGTGGCAGCCAGCCGGTTTATAATTTACCAAGTTGAAGTAAACCTGGGTCTAGGCGGGGGCGTGGAAGTGAGGAAGAGTCCAGGCGCCCCAGGCTTCCTGGGACTGGGGGGGAAGGGCATCCAGGGAGTTATGCGCAATGTGGGAGAGGCTAAGGCTGGGGAGACCGAGCGAGGCGCTGTCTCTTTAAATGCTAGAGGCTGCGCTCTCACCGGGGGGAGGCCGAAGCCGGATCTACAATCTCTTCTCTCCCTAGCTCCGGTGCTTGTTGCTCGCTCAGCCCGTTTGGAGCTAGTGCTAGTGctagtgctgctgctgctgctgcctttCTTCTGCACCTTGAGCCGGTCTCTTTCCATCCCCTCATCCACCACGGCTGCGAGGGGAGGGCGGCTAGGAggcaaaaggaaaggaggaagagaaggaaaggaggtgGCAGGGGAAAATATCACCGCTACCCAAGTCCGTAGGTGATCTACGCCAGCCGCGGGGTGAAGACATGCTTTGCTCTCCCTTGCCCATCCCCGCGATCGGCGCCGGGAGAGAGGCTGCAGCTCCGACTCCGAGAAACTTGCCTTAGAAGTCTCGGATTGTGGCGGGGGCTGCTTCCCTTCGGCCCCTTActttttcccccacccccctccgCCTAACCGGGTAAGTTTCCGCAGGTAATCCGAGTGGGCGGGGGAGGGGCCGgcggagggaaagagaaggaagttcAGCAGGTGAGGTTCGCAGCTCACCTGGGCGGCCTCTACTCTCCATTTCCCAGCTCCCAGGGTAGAAGGGGATGGTGCTTTTCCAGCTTTTGGAGGTGGGCTCAGCTGGGAAAGTCGAGGAGTATCGGGAGGTgggcaaaaactttttttcttctttctgtgatTGCCCTCTCCCCCTTGACGGTGTCTTTCGGTGGTGCGGTGGTAGGTAGTGAGGCTCCCGCGGTCGGGGCCTGAGCTCATGCACCAGGGGCTAGTATAGGGGAGGCTGCTGCCACCTTAGAGGTGGAATTGCGGGTTCTCATGGCTACCCTACAGGTGGGGAGAAAAGCTATGCTCTAGGCTTGTAACTCCCCTCTTTTCTTCTGCTTTAGAATAACTGCAAACACAGTCCTcacagtgggggagggggaggaaatcACCATGTTGGAAGCTTATGTGTCCCTGCTCTTTTTCATCCCGCCCCACTGGACCTTCCCCAGTACTATACCTTCTTCAAAGGGATTTCAGTCTCCGAATaatggtttcattttcttccttaccccacccccaccctacTTTCCCCTGCGTGTCTATTTTTCAGCGTGATGGGCAACCAGGTGGAGAAACTGACCCACCTAAGTTACAAGGAAGTTCCCACAGCCGATCCCACGGGTTTGGACCGGGATGACGGTCCCCGAATTGgagtttcttatatattttccaaTGACGACGAAGAGATGGAGCAGCAGCAGGGGCCCGGGCAAGACACAGGGGATTTACAGGATCTTCCCGAGGAACAGCTGCAGACACCGCTGCCAGCTCCACAACAGCCTTATGATCCCCGTCTTTACGAGGTGGAGTGTTCCGTGTACTACCGGGACGAGTGCATCTATCAGAAGAGCTTCTCCTCGGGCTCAGCTGCACTAAGCACTTACACCCCGGAGAATCTGCTGAACAAGTGCAAGCCGGGGGACTTGGTGGAGTTTGTTTCCCAGGCCCAGTACCCACACTGGGCAGTGTACGTGGGTGACTTCCAGGTGGTGCATTTGCACCGGTTGGAGGTGAGCAACAGCTTCCTGACGGACGCCAGCCAAGGCCGTAGGGGCAGAGTGGTGAACGAGCTGTACCGCTACAAGCCCCTCAGCCCCAGCACGGTGGTGCGCAACGCGCTGGCGCAGGTTGGCGCCAAGGAGCGGGAGCTGAGCTGGCGCAACTCGGAGAGCTTTGCCGCCTGGTGCCGCTATGGCAAGCGGGAGTTTAAGATTGGCGGGGAGCTGCGGATCGGCAAGCAGCCCTACCGCCTCCAGATCCAGCTTTCCGCCCAGCGCAGCCACACGCTGGAGTTTCAGAGCTTAGAGGACTTAATCATGGAGAAGCGACGAAATGATCAGATCGGGCGCGCTGCTGTGCTGCAAGAACTAGCCACCCACCTGCACCCCGTGGACCCCGAGGAAGGGGATGGGGAGCCCGCCCGGACTACCAGCGAGCATGTTGAGCTCCCCCACTTGCCACCGACTCCTCCCTCACAGCACCACTCGCAGGCGGCACACTGATGTGGATTGCAGCTGGGAAATCGAGCTGTTCGTCGCCGCCcgcctctctttcctttctctcccggCCCCCATCGGGGTTTCTAGTCCTTTTGGAAAGGGGAACTTGCTCATAGGAGGTTAGGGCGCAGTAAGTCCTTGTTAAAACCCAGAAACTTAGAAAGTAGCAGGAGTCAAGGACTAGCCCAGAGAGCCCTTTGTGCATTTTggagggaggtgggaggaaggtgAGATTTCCCTTCTTCACTTACTCTCCCGTTCCTTCCTATCTACTTCAGGTATTAGTTCGTTAAAGGTTGAGGAGGTGGGCTATATAGGGGTGTTCTAGAGTAGACCCGTTCTTCTAGCACTCAGAGTAGAAGGAAAGTTAAGGTTCCTGATTGGAGGCATTCTTCTCCCCTTCACCTTCCTGGCTCTGAGCACGATCCTGCCGTTTCCTAGGACAAAGGCTAAGTGGGAGTTTGCTGGGGATCTAGGGGAGACAGGCACGAAGAGCTGCagatttctcccccccccttccctcccccataaTGCTGTGTGTGGATTGGGGGAAGGTGCAGTGATTCTTTTCTTGGGATTCCTGAGGAGTCTGGCGGGGTGGGTAAGCTGTGGGTAGATCTGTTTGCTGCAGACCCACACCTATTTGTGCTATAATAAGTGTAACAAATGATCTTGTAAACTgcaggaaaagagacaaagactATCCCCGCCTCTCTTCaatcctttccccctccccctttcagcGAGCCTTTACCACAAGTAGTTGGATGCTGGGAGCGGGGCTCTTAGATGTCCCTCTTCCTGTTCTCTCTCCGggctcctccttcctcccaggttacaagtaaatcATTGTCAGGGGCAGGCTTGGGGAAGGATTCAATTAAGGTTGGGCTTTGTTTCTCTGGGTGTTGCTGCACGCACTAGAGCTGAGCTATTTGTTACTaaaagaagccaggaggcagagggaATGGTCCTTTGTGCCACTGATCTAATTAAACTTGCTCAGCTCTGTTCCTGTGCTGAACAGaggggatgggagagagagacCTGGGTGCTACCCATCTCAGTATCGACTACCAAAGCAGCATTGCTAACTAATCAGTCAGGAttgcttctcttccctccctccctccctccttcatatCTGGTGAGGTTAGTTTGCACCACCACCTCGTTATTTTttcatgattaattttttattaattgttgtATCTGTGAATGACTCCTTTCTGGCTACTTCCCATGCACTAAAGCTAGTGAAAATCTACTTGACTTTAGCTTTATTTCCATAGTAAAATGCTTTTGTTTTGAAATCAACACTTAATATGATTAAATCAGTGTTGAATTTCCTTCTCCCTGGCATGCAGTGCTCTCTTCACTGCTTAAGAAAACAAGTTCTTCCATAATCAATTTCCctgtttctgcctctttttctcaAGAGAAGCTACCGTGTGAGTAGTTAAGCATAAATAGAGAAATACTGTTGGTGTTCTCTTAAGGCGCAAATGGAGTTATTTATGGATTTAGCCCAGGATCTGTGGCAAACAGACAATAGATGGAACAGTTATTTCTCGTATTTGCTAATGAACTATTGCTCAGTTCACTATGAAGCTTTTCCTCTCAATTCACAAACTGCCAATTGAAAAGCTTGTACTGTCCCAAAATGATTTGTACACTTAATTTTAGGATGCAGCTAGCTTAGCTCAGAAGTATTGGCATTGCTAATGCTGCTCTGGAGAATATTGCCACAAAGGATTGGGTTCAGTTTGTTGTCTTTACTGAGAAGGGATTGTAGTGAATTTATAGTGCTCAAGAACTCGTAGTGATCATCTGATTTACTATAAAAGTATTTAAGGGTACAGGAAGCTGTTTTCTGAATTTGGAGTAACATCATATTTGATAGTTTGGGCAGAGAAAAGATAGTAACCTTTTAGTATCCAAATTTATCTTAGTCACAGCCTGGCTTATAATTTGCACAGAGTTTAAatcttaacatttattatttgtttatatgtacTTGTAACAAAATATCCTGATGTTAAAATTGTAGTTTTAAATGTCCAGGACCCTTAACAGatgtttaagggaaaaaaagtgttCTTAAGCTATTGCATTCAGTGTGACCttaaggcaagtcactttatttccctacacctcagttttttttcttctctagtcaAAAGGCATAGATTATATGCTTTCTAAGGGGCCTGAAAACTCAGAAATGTAGTGATTTTAAGAATTTATTCTCTAATTTAACAGCATGTACCTCAAGTCACACAATAGCTCTTCTTTTGTCACTTTGTAACTGACCACCCTTGCCTTTGCCTATCAAGATCAAAGGTGTCTCTTTTAGAAAGGACATAAAATTCAGCATTGTTACATtggaaatttcatttttgaaggCAGAGTCTTAAGTCCAGAGTCAGttacttccttctccctccccctcctcttcctatCACAGCTTCTTTTACCCAGAATCAATCTTGCACATGATGAGGTGGGACATGCTAAACATggataagcaaaattacaaaaagagcCAGAGACCTAATTTTAGCCAATTGTCTCCGTTCCCTTCTAAGACCTGTTAACAAGCAGCAGAATTGACAGATTTGAGTTTCATCTCCTCTTTTTACTTCTGCCCATACTCCAGAGGGAAGTGGCTAATGAACAGTGACCAATGGGCAAGAAGCAGGAGGACATATTTTCTGTCAAGTTATGCTGATAGCCTTCCCCCAACCTTAACTGGAAAGTTCAGTAAGGTCTACTGTGATATTCGGAGCTGACTACAACTATTGGGAATTAAGATGAAgaaaccttgaaaaaaaaaaaacactcattgtgaaaggaaaatggaaatcaaCACAACATACATTATAAATTGCTTTCTGAAAAATCAGAGGTTGATTGGGAGTTAAATTGAGCTCATTGGTTATtccaacagaaaggaaaaaaatctaacctACAAGCCTTTCCCAGATTAACATGAGCATTCATAAAAAGAATATGAGATATTGCATTAGTTACAATATGTAAAGGAAAATTTCCAGtgggctttttttcctttccattttaaaaaccTTCAATATGGTTTTGCAGTTGCAtacctcctctctctttttcctgctTGGTTCAAGAGAGAAGCAAATCAGCTAACAGATTAACTTTCCTCCAGGTGGCAGCGTTGTGGatacaaataaatttttatttaagccTCATAGCAATGGTTTCACCTGGcactttaaaattctaaatatatatttaagcatatttttttttgttcctttataaGGGATTAAAAAAACCCTGTAGAAATATTTTGTACTGTGAATTGTGGATGCTCTTTGAAGGAAAAAGAGGTTTGATTCTAGAGGTTCTTTGGAAGCTTACGTTGGAAGAAGGGGAAGATGCCCTCCTGGAACATGAAgtcagagtcaaatttatattttcttacctGAGGAAATATTTTAGAGACCACTTATGTAAGAATGAGCTTTGCAGAAGCCCCAGACATCAGCTTTATAACTCTTTTGTAGccaagataactttttttttccctgttagtATCACCTATGTTAACTGAAATTACTTTTGGGGACTCAGGTAACAAAGTTACATCCTGGGGATTACACTTCATTCTGAACCTAAATGTGCAAGTTTTTTAGTCTTTAAGAAAGACATTTGTGTAGTTGAATTTTTGCTCATTGGGTGCTTTTGGCTATTTTCAGCACCAGCTCTTATAGCAGCCCTGGGGGGAACAGATATTTTTGAAAGCAGAACTTTACTTTTATACAATAAATAAGATATGGAGAATTAAATACATGTTAACAGCttgttttctaactttttttttttttttttaaaggaattcactGTGTTTAGAACTGTCACTGTTGTGTGTTTGTCTAACCAGCCACTTTTTACAAATTGGAGTCAACTTCCAGTGTGATTATAATTATTGATGAATGGATTTGAGTTTTGAAAgccacaccttttttttttgtttgttgtttaaataaaaaatcaGGGTAATTTCAAACTTGAGTGGTTTATATGACTTTCCATTACAGTGAACCTTGTGTTTCACTAAATTTActtgaagttttttatttaataCTGTAACCCTTCAGAGAATTTCATGCCCTAATAGGATAAGCAccacaatttgttttgtttttttttccatgaattacatgatttttttgttttcactGAAGGCTGTTTTCTGTCATTGTTCTTATACCACTTCTTGAGAAGGAAGTTCAGATTTCAGATTGTATCATTTCCTTCAAAATGAAGGGCAGAGCATAGTCAAAATAAAGATTTGAGATTTTTTCAACTCTTTCTttgctgaaatttattttttaaattgtcagaTCCTTTTTGAAGGATTTATATGGGTCAATAAACTTATTAATAAGGTAAGTTCAGGTTTGCATTCTTCTAAAGTGTCTTGACTTACTTGCCCaatctggagaaggaagttgaattcctcccttttcttctctccctctctcttcagTGATGTAAATTATATGCTACATGAGGAATTGGTTAAATCCTTGTTCATTTAGGTAATTTGTTTTCACAGAAAACTTTTAAGTGTCATAAACTGTCAAGCCACATTGGTTTTTGGAATCAATACATCTCTTTGAAATTTGGTGGGACCTAGACTAGCTTATTTAAAACCTTGGCTCAGGATGATGGAGAGTTTCATATAGAGCACAGTAACCAGTCTCAGTCTGAGAGGGTAGGGGGGGAGCCATGGCTTGACTTAATGGGGAGTGGATCTAGCAGTTTCAAGCAGAGAACCAGAGAGAAAGCtacaaataatttaattacaGACAGGAAATCAGTGAACAAGATCACATGGCATTTGTTGGCACCACTCGGGGTTTGTGTGCCAGCAATTGATAAAGGAACAGATGTGCAGTTTGTGTGAATGAGAGGTGGGAGCCCACTAACAAACACCAGGAGTGTTTCTAAACCCTTTACAACTGTTCAGTGACTTTGCTGCTTGCTTGATGGTTCAGAGATCCTGTTTCTCCCGAGTCTGGGTTAGGGTTCTCTGATGAGAATTGTAACCAGGAGAAGGCTTTAATGTTGAAGATGGAACaagtttttagtttaattttgcACATCATTGAAAAAGACAACTCAAGACAAGAAGGAATGCCATTTTTAATTCTCTTGTGTTTGGCAGGTAAATGAACAACTATTCCATAGAAGGTTGATCTAGCTTGGGTCaatcaacagcatttattaagtgcctatcatgTGCCACAGCCACTGAGCT
This sequence is a window from Sminthopsis crassicaudata isolate SCR6 chromosome 1, ASM4859323v1, whole genome shotgun sequence. Protein-coding genes within it:
- the LRATD2 gene encoding protein LRATD2, whose protein sequence is MGNQVEKLTHLSYKEVPTADPTGLDRDDGPRIGVSYIFSNDDEEMEQQQGPGQDTGDLQDLPEEQLQTPLPAPQQPYDPRLYEVECSVYYRDECIYQKSFSSGSAALSTYTPENLLNKCKPGDLVEFVSQAQYPHWAVYVGDFQVVHLHRLEVSNSFLTDASQGRRGRVVNELYRYKPLSPSTVVRNALAQVGAKERELSWRNSESFAAWCRYGKREFKIGGELRIGKQPYRLQIQLSAQRSHTLEFQSLEDLIMEKRRNDQIGRAAVLQELATHLHPVDPEEGDGEPARTTSEHVELPHLPPTPPSQHHSQAAH